In the genome of Desulfofarcimen acetoxidans DSM 771, one region contains:
- a CDS encoding ABC transporter substrate-binding protein: protein MTYCRKISRIILLFLLCTVLFHSNSQALAGEPEKKIVRDVTGKTILVPEIPKRIISLQDDASELIYALGAADQLIGVNENCTSQFFLQDREKIPAITVSNISKITALKADLVIADPAAEKDSLQLLKKKGIPVFLFDCNKTEELSKNIKLLGIALGKETAAEEYTDINDKYISLIKTRTKNLSANERPRVYLEADNDYITLNLNDDKSKLVQLAGGLNIASEKRFKTMSFVDNKWIIAKNPSIIIKYVDNVSNSGFSETMLKNKKEGMLARTNWKNIEAVKNDKIYLLTCDICRGPRYAIGLAYMAKWLHPELFSDLDPDAFYQEINQNFYGQQLNLASVYPYNEIEVQEQSQIPANVK, encoded by the coding sequence TTGACTTATTGTAGGAAGATTTCTCGCATAATATTATTATTTTTATTATGCACAGTACTTTTTCATAGTAATTCTCAAGCACTTGCCGGTGAGCCTGAAAAAAAAATAGTAAGAGATGTAACCGGGAAAACAATACTGGTACCTGAAATACCCAAGCGCATTATTTCACTGCAAGATGACGCTTCGGAATTGATTTATGCTCTGGGTGCGGCGGATCAACTCATTGGGGTTAATGAAAACTGTACCTCCCAATTTTTTTTGCAGGATAGGGAAAAGATACCTGCAATAACTGTCTCCAATATCAGTAAGATCACGGCATTAAAGGCTGATTTAGTAATAGCTGATCCGGCAGCTGAAAAAGATTCTTTACAATTATTAAAAAAGAAAGGCATACCTGTTTTTTTATTTGATTGCAATAAAACTGAGGAATTAAGTAAAAACATAAAATTACTGGGTATTGCGCTGGGCAAAGAAACAGCAGCCGAGGAGTATACCGATATAAACGATAAATATATTTCTCTGATTAAAACCCGCACTAAGAATTTATCGGCTAATGAAAGACCCAGAGTATACCTGGAAGCTGATAATGATTATATTACTCTCAATCTTAATGATGATAAATCTAAGCTGGTTCAGTTAGCCGGAGGCTTAAATATCGCTTCTGAAAAAAGATTTAAAACAATGTCATTTGTAGATAATAAATGGATCATAGCAAAAAATCCCTCAATAATTATTAAATATGTTGATAATGTGTCTAATAGCGGTTTCTCTGAAACCATGCTAAAAAATAAAAAAGAGGGCATGCTTGCCAGAACCAACTGGAAAAATATAGAGGCTGTAAAAAATGATAAAATTTATTTGCTTACCTGTGATATTTGTCGTGGACCAAGATATGCTATCGGTCTTGCCTATATGGCCAAATGGCTGCATCCCGAGCTTTTCTCAGATTTGGATCCGGATGCGTTTTATCAGGAAATAAATCAAAATTTTTATGGCCAGCAACTGAATTTGGCATCTGTATATCCTTATAATGAAATAGAAGTACAGGAGCAATCTCAAATACCGGCAAATGTAAAATAA
- a CDS encoding class I SAM-dependent methyltransferase, whose protein sequence is MDQLKMLNKHRTWFNEKAAVWDSNVLKEERCQKLHEIIKNLGIKVNSVVLDVGTGTGVLIPWLKEAVGLTGKIIAVDFAEEMLQFAIAKNFGSSVNILSADVHNLPFENDYFDEVVCNSAFPHFHNKPLAMQEMTRVLKPGGRLSICHPAPREELNSFHRNLGGVVANDMLPAEEEMVSIANRSGLTNIEIKDGPQTYLLTGRKAK, encoded by the coding sequence ATGGATCAATTAAAAATGCTGAATAAGCACAGAACTTGGTTTAATGAAAAGGCAGCCGTGTGGGACAGCAATGTTCTAAAGGAAGAAAGGTGTCAAAAACTACATGAAATTATCAAAAATCTGGGTATTAAAGTTAACAGTGTGGTATTGGATGTAGGTACAGGTACCGGTGTATTGATTCCCTGGCTTAAGGAAGCTGTTGGTCTGACCGGAAAAATAATAGCGGTGGATTTCGCGGAGGAAATGCTTCAATTTGCAATAGCAAAAAATTTCGGATCAAGTGTAAATATTTTGAGTGCAGATGTGCACAACTTGCCTTTTGAAAATGATTATTTTGATGAAGTCGTGTGTAATTCGGCTTTTCCCCACTTTCACAATAAGCCTTTAGCTATGCAGGAAATGACCAGAGTGCTCAAGCCGGGAGGTAGGTTATCCATATGTCACCCTGCTCCCAGGGAAGAACTGAACAGCTTTCACCGAAATCTGGGCGGAGTGGTGGCAAATGATATGCTGCCGGCAGAGGAAGAGATGGTGTCGATAGCCAACCGTTCCGGATTAACAAACATTGAAATTAAAGACGGCCCACAAACATACCTGCTGACTGGAAGAAAAGCTAAATGA
- a CDS encoding ArsR/SmtB family transcription factor, with the protein MEISMENLAIIFKALSNKNRLIIFHELLHREGLHLGLGSESCCGQHNKGNCCIGELGKKVQLAPSTISHHIKELKNAGLIDISREGNFLYCSVNFANWSKVLSFFSSCQPGQGDSHQHK; encoded by the coding sequence GTGGAAATATCTATGGAAAACTTGGCTATTATTTTCAAAGCGCTGTCTAACAAAAATCGTCTTATAATCTTTCATGAGTTGCTGCACAGAGAGGGTTTGCATCTTGGTTTAGGCAGTGAAAGTTGTTGTGGGCAGCATAACAAAGGAAACTGTTGTATCGGAGAGCTGGGAAAGAAAGTACAGCTTGCGCCGTCAACCATATCACACCATATTAAAGAACTGAAAAATGCTGGTCTAATAGATATTAGCAGGGAAGGCAATTTCCTTTATTGCTCGGTCAATTTTGCTAATTGGTCAAAAGTTCTTAGCTTTTTTAGTTCTTGTCAACCGGGACAAGGTGATTCACACCAGCATAAGTAA